A part of Neovison vison isolate M4711 chromosome 6, ASM_NN_V1, whole genome shotgun sequence genomic DNA contains:
- the PLIN4 gene encoding perilipin-4 isoform X4 yields MSAPDKGGRNPPKPKGKTLGSFFGSLPGFSSARNLMAGAHSSAKEARPVADPTGASAQPQTEAATNLAPTERGEKLPPPSDKTISGAKDLVCSKMTKTKGAISSGMANMADTAKGVVQGGLDMTRSALMGTKETVATGVTGAVDVAKGTVQTGLDTTKTVLTGTKDTVCSGVTGAVNVAKGAVQTGMDTTKTVLTGTKDTVSTGLTGAVNMAKGTVQTGLDTTKTVVTGTKDTVCSGVTSAMNVAKGAVQGSLDTSKTVLTGTKDTVSMGVTGAANMAKGTIQTGLDTTKTVLTGTKDAVSTGLTGAVNMAKGTVQTGLDTSKTILTGTKDTLSTGLTGALGVAKGTVQTGLDTTKTVLTGTKDTVCSGMTGAMNVAKGAVQTGMDTTKTVLTGTKDTVCSGMTGAMNVAKGAVQGGLDTSKTVLTGTKDAVATGVTGAANMAKGALQTGLNTTQNIVTGTKDTVCSGVTGAMNMAKGAVQTGMDTSKAILTGTKDTVSTGLTGAVGVAKGTVQTGLNTTKTVLTGTKDTMCSGMTGAVNVAKGAVQTGMDTTKTIVTGTKDAVSTGVTGAANMAKGALQTGLNTTQNIVTGTKDTVCSGVTGAVNVAKGAVQTGMDTTKTVLTGTKDTVSTGLTGAVNMAKGTVQTGLDTTKTVVTGTKDTVCSGVTSAMNVAKGAVQGSLDTSKTVLTGTKDTVSMGVTGAANMAKGTIQTGLDTTKTVLTGTKDAVSTGLTGAVNMAKGTVQTGLDTSKTILTGTKDTLSTGLTGALGVAKGTVQTGLDTTKTVLTGTKDTVCSGMTGAMNVAKGAVQTGMDTTKTVLTGTKDTVCSGMTGAMNVAKGAVQGGLDTSKTVLTGTKDAVATGVTGAANMAKGALQTGLNTTQNIVTGTKDTVCSGVTGAMNMAKGAVQTGMDTSKAILTGTKDTVSTGLTGAVGVAKGTVQTGLNTTKTVLTGTKDTVCSGMTGAVNVAKGAVQTGMDTTKTIVTGTKDAVSTGVTGAANMAKGTVQTGLDTTKTVLTGTKDTVCSGVTGAMDVAKGAVQTGMDTSKAILTGTKDTVSTGLTGAVNMAKGTVQTGLDTSKTVLTGTKDTLSTGLTGALGVAKGTVQTGLDTTKTVLTGTKDTVCSGMTGAVNVAKGAVQTGMDTTKTVLIGTKDAVSTGVTGAANMAKGALQTGLNTTQNIVTGTKDTVCSGVTGAMNVAKGAVQGGLDTSKTVLTGTKDAVATGVTGAANMAKGALQTGLNTTQNIVTGTKDTMCSGVTGAMNVAKGAVQTGMDTSKAILTGTKDTVSTGLTGAINMAKGTVQTGMDTTKTVLTGTKDAVSTGLTGAVNMAKGTMQTGLDTSKTVLTGTKDTLSTGLTGALGVAKGTVQTGLDTTKTVLTGTKDTVCSGMTGAVNVAKGAVQTGMDTTKTVLTGTKDTVCSGMTGAVNVAKGAVQTGMDTTKTVLTGTKDTVATGVTGAANMAKGALQTGLNTTQNIVTGTKDTVCSGVTGAVNVAKGAVQTGMDTTKTILTGTKDTVCSGMTGAMNVAKGAVQGGLDTSKTVLMGTKDAVSTGMTGAANMAKGALQTGLNTTQNIVTGTKDTVCSGVTGAMDVAKGAVQGGLGTSKTILTGTKDTLSTGLTGALGVAKGTVQTGLNTTKTLLTGTKDTVCSGMTGAMNVARGAVHIGMDTSEAILTGTKDAVSTGLTGAGSVAKEAVQTVQNWLPGTQDSVWSGLTSYRAPGNSGEQAILRPQEALSSGLSSAPDTLCASLDLAREATAVATGAHGAPLGRENAGHEGALSFATLRHELGELGDIFCPMDAKEQAQLAASEPGPKVLTADRGSYFVRLGDLAPGFRQRAFEHALSHLQHGQFQARAALAQLEESFESIEKAKQAPEGQSRVDQGLSSRVEEGAPQEVLDSRALSRACSLIQQLHVAYSTLASSLQGLPSELQQQVGQARHGLCELYGLVSSASSVGELPAERLAQSRGAVGQAWRELEQMLESVQHGPPLCWLVGPFALHPTGQQL; encoded by the exons ATGTCTGCCCCCGACAAAGGAGGCCGGAATCCTCCCAAACCCAAGGGCAAG ACCCTGGGGAGCTTCTTCGGGTCTCTGCCTGGCTTCAGTTCAGCGCGGAACCTGATGGCCGGCGCCCACAGTTCAGCGAAAGAGGCCCGGCCCGTCGCGGACCCCACAGGTGCCTCTGCCCAGCCCCAGACTGAGG cagccaccaaccTGGCCCCGACGGAGCGCGGGGAGAAGCTGCCGCCGCCTTCGGATAAG ACGatctctggggcaaaggacctgGTGTGCTCTAAGATGACCAAGACCAAGGGTGCCATCTCCTCTGGGATGGCCAACATGGCGGACACAGCTAAAGGTGTGGTGCAGGGAGGCCTAGATATGACCCGGTCTGCACTCATGGGCACCAAGGAGACTGTGGCCACTGGGGTCACAGGTGCAGTGGATGTAGCCAAGGGCACTGTCCAGACTGGCCTAGATACCACCAAGACCGTCCTCACGGGCACCAAGGACACCGTCTGCAGTGGTGTGACCGGTGCCGTGAATGTGGCCAAAGGAGCTGTCCAGACTGGCATGGACACCACCAAGACCGTCCTCACGGGCACCAAGGATACAGTGTCCACTGGGCTCACTGGGGCAGTCAATATGGCCAAGGGCACCGTCCAGACTGGCCTGGACACCACCAAGACTGTTGTGACAGGTACCAAGGACACTGTGTGCAGTGGGGTGACCAGTGCCATGAATGTGGCCAAAGGAGCTGTCCAAGGAAGTCTGGACACCTCAAAGACTGTCCTCACGGGCACCAAAGATACAGTGTCCATGGGGGTGACAGGGGCAGCGAACATGGCCAAGGGCACCATTCAGACTGGCTTGGACACCACCAAGACCGTCCTGACGGGCACCAAGGATGCAGTGTCCACTGGGCTCACTGGGGCAGTCAATATGGCCAAGGGCACCGTCCAGACTGGGCTGGACACCTCAAAGACTATCCTGACTGGCACCAAAGACACCCTATCTACTGGGCTCACAGGCGCACTGGGTGTGGCCAAGGGCACTGTCCAGACTGGCCTGGACACCACCAAGACTGTCCTCACGGGCACCAAGGACACCGTGTGCAGCGGGATGACCGGTGCCATGAACGTGGCCAAAGGAGCTGTCCAGACTGGCATGGACACCACCAAGACCGTCCTCACGGGCACCAAGGACACCGTGTGCAGTGGGATGACCGGTGCCATGAACGTGGCCAAAGGAGCTGTCCAAGGAGGTCTGGACACCTCAAAGACCGTCCTCACGGGCACCAAAGATGCAGTGGCCACTGGGGTGACAGGGGCAGCAAACATGGCCAAGGGAGCCCTGCAAACTGGGCTCAATACGACCCAAAACATCGTCACAGGCACCAAGGACACCGTGTGTAGTGGGGTGACCGGTGCCATGAACATGGCCAAAGGAGCTGTCCAGACTGGCATGGACACATCAAAGGCCATCCTGACTGGCACCAAAGACACTGTGTCCACAGGGCTCACAGGTGCAGTGGGTGTGGCCAAGGGCACCGTCCAGACTGGTCTGAACACCACCAAGACTGTCCTCACAGGCACCAAGGACACCATGTGCAGTGGGATGACCGGTGCTGTGAATGTGGCCAAAGGAGCTGTCCAGACTGGTATGGACACCACGAAGACCATTGTCACAGGCACCAAAGATGCAGTGTCCACTGGGGTGACAGGGGCAGCAAAC ATGGCCAAGGGAGCCCTGCAAACTGGGCTCAATACAACCCAAAACATTGTCACAGGCACCAAGGACACTGTGTGCAGTGGGGTGACCGGTGCCGTGAATGTGGCCAAAGGAGCTGTCCAGACTGGCATGGACACCACCAAGACCGTCCTCACGGGCACCAAGGATACAGTGTCCACTGGGCTCACTGGGGCAGTCAATATGGCCAAGGGCACCGTCCAGACTGGCCTGGACACCACCAAGACTGTTGTGACAGGTACCAAGGACACTGTGTGCAGTGGGGTGACCAGTGCCATGAATGTGGCCAAAGGAGCTGTCCAAGGAAGTCTGGACACCTCAAAGACTGTCCTCACGGGCACCAAAGATACAGTGTCCATGGGGGTGACAGGGGCAGCGAACATGGCCAAGGGCACCATTCAGACTGGCTTGGACACCACCAAGACCGTCCTGACGGGCACCAAGGATGCAGTGTCCACTGGGCTCACTGGGGCAGTCAATATGGCCAAGGGCACCGTCCAGACTGGGCTGGACACCTCAAAGACTATCCTGACTGGCACCAAAGACACCCTATCTACTGGGCTCACAGGCGCACTGGGTGTGGCCAAGGGCACTGTCCAGACTGGCCTGGACACCACCAAGACTGTCCTCACGGGCACCAAGGACACCGTGTGCAGCGGGATGACCGGTGCCATGAACGTGGCCAAAGGAGCTGTCCAGACTGGCATGGACACCACCAAGACCGTCCTCACGGGCACCAAGGACACCGTGTGCAGTGGGATGACCGGTGCCATGAACGTGGCCAAAGGAGCTGTCCAAGGAGGTCTGGACACCTCAAAGACCGTCCTCACGGGCACCAAAGATGCAGTGGCCACTGGGGTGACAGGGGCAGCAAACATGGCCAAGGGAGCCCTGCAAACTGGGCTCAATACGACCCAAAACATCGTCACAGGCACCAAGGACACCGTGTGTAGTGGGGTGACCGGTGCCATGAACATGGCCAAAGGAGCTGTCCAGACTGGCATGGACACATCAAAGGCCATCCTGACTGGCACCAAAGACACTGTGTCCACAGGGCTCACAGGTGCAGTGGGTGTGGCCAAGGGCACCGTCCAGACTGGTCTGAACACCACCAAGACTGTCCTCACAGGCACCAAGGACACCGTGTGCAGTGGGATGACCGGTGCTGTGAATGTGGCCAAAGGAGCTGTCCAGACTGGTATGGACACCACGAAGACCATTGTCACAGGCACCAAAGATGCAGTGTCCACTGGGGTGACAGGGGCAGCAAACATGGCCAAGGGAACTGTCCAGACTGGCCTGGACACCACCAAGACCGTCCTCACGGGCACCAAGGACACCGTGTGCAGTGGCGTGACCGGTGCCATGGATGTGGCCAAAGGAGCTGTCCAGACTGGCATGGACACATCAAAGGCCATCCTGACTGGGACCAAGGATACAGTGTCCACTGGGCTCACTGGGGCAGTCAACATGGCCAAGGGCACCGTCCAGACTGGCCTAGACACCTCAAAGACTGTCCTGACTGGCACCAAAGATACCCTATCTACCGGGCTCACAGGTGCACTGGGTGTGGCCAAGGGCACTGTCCAGACTGGCCTGGACACCACCAAGACCGTCCTCACGGGCACCAAGGACACCGTGTGCAGCGGGATGACCGGTGCCGTGAATGTGGCCAAAGGAGCTGTCCAGACTGGCATGGACACCACCAAGACCGTCCTCATAGGCACCAAAGATGCAGTGTCCACTGGGGTGACAGGGGCAGCAAACATGGCCAAGGGAGCCCTGCAAACTGGGCTCAATACAACCCAAAACATTGTCACAGGCACCAAGGACACTGTGTGCAGTGGGGTGACCGGTGCCATGAACGTGGCCAAAGGAGCTGTCCAAGGAGGTCTGGACACCTCAAAGACCGTCCTCACGGGCACCAAAGATGCAGTGGCCACTGGGGTGACAGGGGCAGCAAACATGGCCAAGGGAGCCCTGCAAACTGGCCTCAATACGACCCAAAACATTGTCACAGGCACCAAGGACACCATGTGCAGTGGCGTGACCGGTGCCATGAACGTGGCCAAAGGAGCTGTCCAGACTGGCATGGACACATCAAAGGCCATCCTGACTGGCACCAAGGATACAGTGTCCACTGGGCTCACTGGGGCCATCAACATGGCCAAGGGCACCGTCCAGACTGGCATGGACACCACCAAGACCGTCCTCACGGGCACCAAGGATGCAGTGTCCACTGGGCTCACTGGGGCAGTCAATATGGCCAAGGGCACCATGCAGACTGGCCTAGACACCTCAAAGACTGTCCTGACTGGCACCAAAGATACCCTATCTACCGGGCTCACAGGTGCACTGGGTGTGGCCAAGGGCACTGTCCAGACTGGCCTGGACACCACCAAGACCGTCCTCACGGGCACCAAGGACACCGTGTGCAGCGGGATGACCGGTGCTGTGAATGTGGCCAAAGGAGCTGTCCAGACTGGCATGGACACCACCAAGACTGTCCTCACAGGCACCAAGGACACCGTGTGCAGCGGGATGACCGGTGCCGTGAATGTGGCCAAAGGAGCTGTCCAGACTGGCATGGACACCACCAAGACCGTCCTCACAGGCACCAAGGATACAGTGGCCACTGGGGTGACAGGGGCAGCAAACATGGCCAAGGGAGCCCTGCAAACTGGGCTCAATACAACCCAAAACATTGTCACAGGCACCAAGGACACTGTGTGCAGTGGGGTGACCGGTGCCGTGAACGTGGCCAAAGGAGCTGTCCAGACTGGCATGGACACCACCAAGACCATCCTCACGGGCACCAAGGACACCGTGTGTAGTGGGATGACCGGTGCCATGAACGTGGCCAAAGGAGCTGTCCAAGGAGGTCTGGACACCTCAAAGACCGTCCTCATGGGCACCAAAGATGCAGTGTCCACTGGGATGACAGGGGCAGCAAACATGGCCAAGGGAGCCCTGCAAACTGGCCTCAATACGACCCAAAACATCGTCACAGGCACCAAGGACACTGTGTGCAGTGGCGTGACCGGTGCCATGGATGTGGCCAAAGGAGCTGTCCAAGGAGGTCTGGGCACCTCAAAGACCATCCTGACTGGCACCAAAGACACCCTATCTACTGGGCTCACAGGCGCACTGGGTGTGGCCAAGGGCACTGTTCAGACTGGTCTGAACACCACCAAGACCCTCCTGACAGGCACCAAGGACACCGTGTGCAGCGGGATGACCGGTGCCATGAATGTGGCCAGAGGAGCTGTCCACATTGGCATGGACACATCAGAGGCCATCCTGACTGGCACCAAAGATGCAGTGTCCACTGGGCTCACCGGTGCAGGGAGTGTGGCCAAAGAGGCAGTGCAAACCGTCCAGAATTGGTTACCCGGTACCCAGGACAGTGTCTGGAGTGGACTCACCAGTTACAGAGCCCCAGGCAACAGCGGGGAACAGGCCATCCTGAGACCCCAGGAGGCTCTGTCCTCTGGGCTGTCCAGCGCCCCAGACACTCTCTGTGCCAGCCTGGACCTTGCCAGGGAAGCCACTGCTGTGGCAACAGGCGCCCACGGGGCCCCCCTGGGCAGGGAGAATGCAGGACACGAAGGAGCCTTGAGCTTCGCAACTCTGCGGCATGAGCTGGGGGAGCTGGGGGACATCTTCTGCCCCATGGATGCCAAGGAGCAAG CTCAGCTTGCTGCCTCCGAACCTGGGCCAAAGGTGCTCACGGCCGACCGCGGCAGCTACTTTGTGCGTCTGGGCGACCTGGCCCCCGGCTTCCGGCAGCGGGCGTTCGAGCACGCCCTGAGCCACCTGCAGCATGGCCAGTTCCAGGCCCGGGCTGCGCTGGCCCAGCTGGAGGAGTCCTTCGAGTCG